Part of the Lolium rigidum isolate FL_2022 chromosome 6, APGP_CSIRO_Lrig_0.1, whole genome shotgun sequence genome, cTTATTGTTTATGtttatggcgaaagctgaaagccgctgcacttattgctatttggctggaaacagaaaatgcttcatgtggtagttggtatactgtcttgaataatttgatacttggcaattgttttgagctctcaagtagatcatgtttaagctcttgcatcatgtagtttaaacctattagtggagaactaccgtagagcttgttgaaatttggtttgcatgattggtctctctaaggtctagatattttatggtaaaagtgtttgaggaacaaggaagacagtgtagagtcttataatgtttgcaatatgttcttatgtaagttttgtctgtcatcggtttatacttgtgtttgcttcaaacaaccttgctagccaaagccttgtactcgagagggaatgcttctcgtgcatccaaaaccttgagccaaaacctatgccatttgtgtccaccataactacctactatgtggtatttttcggccattccaagtaaatatttcatgtgctacctttaaacaattcaaaactttattactccttatttgtgtcaatgttttatagctcatgaggaagtatgtggtgttttatctttcaatcttgttgggcagactttcaccaatggactagtggcacatccgcttatccaataattttgcaaaaagagctggcaacggggttcctagccccaattaattaactttcatcaataattctcttcacatgttttgccctgattcatcagtaagcaacttaattttacaatagacactcctccatggtatgtgaaatgttggaaggcacccgaggattcggttagccatggcttgtgaaagcaaaaggttgggaggagtgtcaactataaataaaactaaaatacatgtgtaaacaaaagagaagagggatgatctaccttgctcggtagagataacgtccttcatgggagccgctctttgaaagtctgtttgacaagggggttagagtgcccactaccattcgttgacaacaacaaacacctctcaaaactttatttttatgctctctttatgatttcaaaacttgaaaagctctagcacatgatttaatccctgcttccctcgcgaagggcctttcttttactttatgttgagtcagtttacctacttctttctatcttagaagcaaacacttgtgtcaatcgtgtgcattgattcttacatgcttgcttattgcacttattatattactttgtgttgacaattatccatgagatatgcatgttgaagttgaaagcaattgctgaaacttaaatcttcctttgtgttgcttcaaaactttgtattaagaatctattgctttatgagttaactcttatgcaagactttttgatgcttgtcttgaaagtactattcatgaaaagtttttgctatatgatttagttgtttagtcattatctatttgttagcaaactatagaccattgctttgagtcacttcattcatctcatatgctttacaatagtattgatcaagattatgttggtagcatgtcacttcagaaattattcttgttatcatttacctactcgaggacgagtagaactaagcttggggatgcttgatacgtctcaaacgtatctataatttcttatgttccatgctagttttatgccaatagctacatgttttatatccactttatatcatattatggcatttatcggactaacctattaacaagatgccacggtgccagtttctgtttattatgtctgtttattgcagaaaaggcccaaaaaccaaagtgctcgaaaaatctagaaaaattacagaaattctatttcgccagagaCCCACGGAGCCTgatgggccaggccagaggaggcccacaacctcctccccatccactggcgcggccaggaggggggcggcgccgccctatggggtgggcccctcgggcaccccctcgcgccgccctttcgcctatattaaggtccttccctgaaaaccctaaagggatcgacgatttctccaaaagagttccgtagctccgccgccaccaaaaaccctaattcgagggacagaagtctctgtttcggcacctgccgggacggggaattgccccggagccatctccatcgactccatcgccatattCATCGCtgttgcttgtctcccatgatgagtagggagtagttctcccccgaggctgagggctctaccggtagctatgtggttcatctctctctcccatggtgtgatctttatgtggtcatgagctttgtaatctagttgaatatgtagatgttactcttgtctattatgcactctagaggttactttaatatgaactccggagtcactctccacggtgtgatggtgacagtgtgagcatcgtgtgtgattcctttatgacgttgtggagcttgtttactccggcttgaggtgtgcttttgcagccctacacaatgaatggtgtttgttatccaacaagagagtgtttgagagtagcatttatttattcaattatgtgatcattgttgagagtgtccactagtgaaagtatgatccctaggccttgtttctaagcattgaaacaccgtttccaacaagttctgctacatgttcgcttgctgccattttttatttcagattgcaattattacttataatcatccatattacttgtatttcactatctcttcgccgaactagtgcacctatacatctgacaagtgtattaggtgtgttggggacacaagagacttcttgtatcttaattgcagggttgcttgagagggatatctttgacctctacctccctgagttcgataaaccttgggtgattcacttaagggaaacttgctgctgttctacgaacctctgctcttggaggcccaacactgtctacaggaatagaagcgtgagtagagatcacacgtcagcacggaacggtcaactaaacgggaatcctcccatccgagctccttctgcgggtttcagacaagggcttgtggaaactgaggaaaaactaaggagctagggaaaactgagtacaactaaggacccgagggcacgaaaatagaaatccctatatctTAATGTTTATGATAGATGTTTATATCTCATGTTATAATTGCATTAACAGGAAACATTAATGCATGTGTATTTTGTAAACAaacggagtccctagtaagcctcttgtttaactagcttgttgattaattgatgatcatggtttcctaatcatgaacattgggtgTTGTTAATAACATGATCATATTATTAGGAGAATGATATGACGGACACAcaaccatagtaagcatagcatatgataaagtcattaagtttgttttgctacaagctttaagatacatagtaaccgaatccttcgaccatgagatcgtggTAATCACTTCCACCGGatagatgctttgatgacatcaaacaccgcTTCATAATTGGGTGGTTTTAAAGATGGAATTAAGTGTTCTAAAACtatgagttgaagcgcatggatcaagagtgggatttgttcatccagatgacagatagatatactatgggccctctcggtggatgatacgtccaaaacgtatctactttcccgaacacttttgctattgttttgcctctaatttgtgtattttggatacaactaacacggactaacgctgttttcagcagaatttccctggtgtcttatttttgtgcagaaaatcaactttcaggaaaatccccggaaataattgcaatgggcctatttttacagaagacccacggagccagaagacgagatggaggggggccacgaggggcgcacaccacgtggtggcgcggtgggcccatggccgcgccgccacatggggatgccgcctcggccagcccccggcgcccccctctggactacttaaagcccttgacctaaaaacgcacgggggtacgaccaattttccagaagacatccagaactccgccgccatcgaaaaccctatttcaggatcagaaactccgttctggcaccctgacgggacggggaattggaggagatcatcgccaccgacgcctctccatcgaccatccatgtttcccccatccatgtgtgagtaaatccccgctgtaggctgaaggggatggtagggattggatgagattgttcatgtaatagccataagattgttagggcatggtgcctagtatccgttgttggtacttttatgatattgttgcaacttgttatgcttaatgcttgtcacttcgggcccgagtgccatgattgcagatctgaacatgttattgattcatgatgatattcattgttttatgatcttacctgcaagttgtatacacatattgctgtccggaactcgaggccccaaagtgacagaaattgggacaaccggaggggaaggctgtgagatgaggatcacatgtgttcacggagtgttaatgctttgctccggtactctattaaaaggagtaccttaattaccggtagtttccctagaggcccgacgaccaccggctggtaggacaaaagatgttgtgcaagtttctcattgcgagcacgtacgactatatacggaacacatgcctatggttgtttagtacttggatactattttattattatccgcaaatgccttgtcttgattattacatgagttatcttatccatgcagcgcccgttcatccatccctatgcctacagtattttaatcctgctgtttactataatcactactgttgtctttattacactgctgcttatatttcactactgctactgctataaaactgttgctactgataaactattgcgagcaagtttgtttccaggtgcagctgaattgacaactccgttgttaaggtttacaaatattctttggctccccttgtgtcgaatcaataaattgggttttacttccctcgaagactgttgcgatcccctatacttgtgggtcatcagtggaatgccatccaattagcttgcaagcatgtgactaggtcacgagggatgtcatatcatggtacgagtaaagagtacttatcggtaacgaggttgaactaggtatggagataccgatgatcaaacctcggataagtaaagtatcgcgcgacaaagggaatcggtatcgcatgttaatggttctttcgatcacaaagtcatcgttgaatatgtgggagccattatgcatctccaggtcccgctattgcttattgatcggagaggtgtctcgatcatgtctgcatagttcgcgaaccgtagggtgacacacttaaggttttgatgtcgttttaagtacatatggaatatggtatggcgttcaaatattgttcggagtctcggatgggatccatgacatcacgaggagttccggaatggtccgaagaataagattcatatatgggaagtaaaATTCCAAGTTTAGGGATagtccggtgtatttatggaaggttctagaaggttctagggcTGTCCAAAATATTCACTAAGGCAGGTGGAGTCCCGGGGGAACTCCACTAGCCCTAGCCGACCCATAagtggggaaggtggagtccatggtggactccacctcctttgccGGCCAACCCACAAGGAAGGGAGGGAAAGTCCCTCCCCAAGTCCACCTTTGACTAGGTTTGACTATTTGATTTTATCGAAGGTTTGCACTAGGACTCCTAGGAGGAGTCGGTTTGAACCCTTGgatattccacctatataaagagggggagaggggggctggccggccacatcaaggctgcccttggccgcacctctccctctctcccaaaccctagcgccacaccctcctccacctctcccccgCACGACGACGGTGAAGCCCTGTTGGAGATGTCCACCACCATCGTCACCACGTcgtcatgctgccgggattccgaggaggatctactacttcacttcccgccggaacggggagaagcacatcttcatcaacaccgtacttgtgaccgagtgcggaggtgctgctcgATTGCAGCACCGACAGGATCTTCTACCACGAGTACAACCTCATTAAtgcttagcgatcttcaagggtacGTTGATCCCATCTTGTTTCTACCATCTAGTAAATTTGATCTTGGCTCTTTGTTCGTTCTCTCGGTTGACTTCCAAGCTTCATGATCTTGGTTTTATGCTGGTACATCCTTCTTCCTTTATCACAAGAAATAAATTGTTATTTATGTCttgatttatgttgatgatattatcgtgACCTGCTCTTCGGATCAGGCCATTGCTATACACCTCAAGGATCTTAATACTCATTTTTCTTTTAAGGATCTTGGTGATGTCCATTTTTTGCCTTGACACTAAAGTAAACACTAGTGGAAAGGGATTCGGTCCCGGTGCAtttggggctttagtcccggttttgaaACCGGGACTAAGCCTTCGGGATTAAAGGAAtttacctttagtcccggtttaaagataaaccgggactaaagggtcctccACATGGTGCGGCAGGGggctcgtggtggaggaccttaggtcccggttcgtcatacgaaccgggattaaagggtcTCTGCCACGGCAGAGGAAATGTCCGTTTctctgcattcgagcatcttcattctgcataatatatggtGTATAAaataatatagtgaggataattgttagtgcaatgaAGAAGCTGAGCTAgatacttaattacataaataaatcacttacacacAGTAACAACTCATGAGAGTTTTGTTGAGGgcatcttgattgaataactgaaatatttCTTCATACTCAATGTTTATCTCCTCGTTTTCCCGAAAGTAATGCTCATCTTTAATTCCCACTATGAGGTAGGCCTCCGAGTTATGAGAGGCTTGCATGTACCAGTCATGCAATTTTTGCATTTGAGTTTGTAGAAACGGGAGCTTGTCATTTCTGACAAGAGACAGCCCGTATTTGTGTTTTATGTGACTTCAGCCATGGGAAGTAATCATCGTACTGAACGGTTGCTCAAAGATCTCTAGCCGACCATTTGATCAATTCTATAGTCTCCAGATCATCATAGGGCTGCACGACCAAGGGGGTAGCGATTGGGTTACCTGTTCTCCGAGTTGGGCAATTGTTCTCCCTGCTAAGGGTCTACCTCCTTTCTTTCTCTTGTAATCCGCTCTAGAGGATTGTCCAAGAGAGCGCACGAAACCGGACCGCAACAGGTGGGTGTGAATGGTCCTCGAGGAAGAGTAATTTATGACATTctgacagttaacacatggacaatatATAAAACCACCCTGTTTGTTTTCCTCAGCCACATCGATAAAAAAATTCTGGCCCGAAGTGAATTCATGAaggcgtcggtcaatgtacatccgttggtgattcatctgcatgatataattaaatttatcaaaaaccattacagaacatcatgattagtgaagaaatatatatatatacacatgcaatttatcaatgacagatgaaaggataaagttgttaacctcgatgtagAAGGAAAAAAGACAGGAGCAAGCTTTAAGTGTGGCTTGTTTGGAGTCAACTCAAGTGGCAGAAgctcttaggcatttcatcgaacacctcttgggcataagaagatagcaaagcaacatacacctctcTTGTTCTAAGAAGTGGAAAATGAtatgtgtggctcacacttgggcatggctcgggtgtatatatagagatgggcctttagtcctgtTTGGTAGGGGATCGTGGCCTGACACGGCCTGAAGGGCTCTACTgcaacccctttagtcccggtttgtattacaaatctGGCTCCAAACGAAATGGAACTAGTGGGTGGCATCACCCCGTACcggatgaaccgggaccaatgccccctactagtcccggtttgttttaaAAACGGGACTAAAGCTCCCAGGGGCATTGGATGAAAGctatgttttctactagtgaaagaCAATTTCTAATGGGCTTAttcttactcaagaaaaatatgcgACTGATTTATTTGCCAAAGTTTCTATGAATTGTTGCAAGTTTGCTCCTACACCGTTGTCCTCCACGGAAAAGCTATCTCTTCCCGACAAGAAGCCACTTACACAGAAGATAGCACACGATGTAGAAGCATTGTTGGTGCGCTTCACTATCTTACTTTGACACGTCTTGATATGTCATTTTCTGTGAACAGTGATTGGAAGAGTGTACTAAGAGAAGCAGATGTAGCCATTGTCAACGGAATACCCAGCCTGGTAATATCTGATTTTATATGCTGAACATTTTGTTGGTTCGTGTTGAACGTAGTTATGATTTGAACCGTCATAAGTCTTACAACTGATCATTGTTTCAGCACCCACCTCTCTTTTCGCTCTTCGATTTTTCAGGCCAAAGCTTTGTAAGTTATCATACCACTTCCCATGATCTAGAGGAGGCAGTCGATATTGTGCATGATGGGGAGTATTGTGCATGCACTACATGTTGTACAATGTTGTTCCGTGATACAACACGACATCTACCTGCTCCTACTCCCTTACACAAATAAGTGTATATACTGGTTTCCAAGATAAATTATAAAGTGAAATAAAAAATGCATTGAAAATATGCATCTCTCCTtcttaattctttcacctccaataacCTAACTGCATGTCGAAAACCAAAAGAATATATGTTTAATATTATTGGATTTGATTTTCGTGCGATAAGAAAGAAGAAATTAAAATTACATTAGAAAGATAGATATATACTCTTTTATATATAAAGATTAgagctagatgtacacttatttaaaGAGGGAGGGAGGATACTATAATGTAACCAAAAATCTGTGCGCCTGATACAGATTTGCGCAGTCGATATTGCACCATTAATTAGCATTAATTATGGGCCGTGACCACTGCCACCATGTCCCGCTGTATACATGTTCAGTCGACATTATTGCCCATTAATTAGCATCACcgctctcactctcaactctctAGTGGCACCATACGGAGAGCAGCTAGCTAGCCAAAATACCAACTCGTGGTTAACAGCCTATATATATGAGAGAACGTTAGGGTGCAGGAGCTGCAAAGGAAAATCGGCAACGAAAAGAGCACTATCGGCCAGCAAGGGGCGAAATTAATATAATCACAAGGTATGTATTCTTGAAACTCTTTTATCTCTTTCTGTCATCAAAGGGGTGTTAAATCATCACATATAGATACGTTCTCAGCAACAATTTGAGATGTTCCTGAAAATGGTAAATCTGCAGGGTCACCCGATCGAACTGTTCAGAGTTCAGGCCATGGAAGCTGTAGAAGTAGAATCAAAAGGctcgcatggtggtggtggcgatcGCCGGACGTCCAGGAATGATCGCCGGAGCTCGTGGGGCTGCACTTTGCTTCTCGGTAACACTACTTGCAGCCTTCtctgtttttcttctctttcctgtCGAGTCGTGTCATGTGATCATGTCCTCATGTGTACGCTTAATGCTCTACAAAAAAACTATGACTAACGTTGGCCTGTTCGATTGATCATGCATGCACGTACGATGAGCAGTGAACAACTGCTTGCAGAACACGTCCTACTTCGGCTTGTCGACGAACTTGGTGAATTACTTCCAGGTGGAGCTGCACGCGGGCAGCAAATCCGCGGCGAACAGCGTCACCAACTGGATGGGCACCAGCTCCATcacgccgctcgccgccgccttACTCGCCGACTCCTTCCTCGGCAGATATTGGACCATcaccctcttcctcgtcatctccGTCGCGGGATACGGATTGGTGACGGCGAGCGCCTCGGCGGCGCTGCAGAGCGCCGTATTCTACGCGGGGCTGTACCTGGTAGCCCTCGGCGGCGCGCTGTCACCGGTCATGGTCTCGTTCGGAGCCGACCAATTCGGCGACGACGAGTCcgagcgcgggcagcagagctcCTTCTTCAACTGGTTCTACTTCTCCATGAACGTGGGTTCGCTCGTCGGCGGCACCGTGCTTGTGTGGGTGCAGACCGCCCACGGCTGGCGACTTGGCTACGGCATCCCGGCCCTGCTCAGCGTGCTCGCCGTCGCGCTGTTCATGGTCGGCACTAGCGCGTACCGCAGGATCCAGCCGCCGGGGGGATTTCCGGCAACCAGGATCGCACAGGTAGTAGTCGCCGCCATCAGGAAATGGGACGTTGAGGCGCCGGAGGACGCTGCGCTTCTGCACGAGTGCGCCAGCGACGATGGCGTGTCGACGATACAGGGGAGCCGCCGCCTCGTGCACACCGACCAGTTCAGGTCAGCGCTCGTCTCGCTAGCTAGGGTTAGCTTCCACTTACACTGATATATGAGTCGTAGCTAGTCTCCGACAGGTGCAGATTTTTCTTCAATGAGCTATCAGCTATGGCTTACTCAAGGCACATACTAGTAGCGCGCTTTGTGGCATCAACCATAGTAAACGTGCATCatctttttttccaaaaaatatCCTATAGTAAAACCTAGCTAGGCGTTTTGAGTAGTATGTACTTCCTCGGATGCATAATAAGTGTCAAGGAGTTACCTAACATAGGTTGTTGGCTACCAAAAAATCATCTGCAGACACGTAAAAAAAGAATAAACAAAAATCGAGCAAAACAGCATAGTAGCACGTACAATGGAAGAAGGAAAGGCTAGAAAAACCGCCGATCCAATGAGCTGGCCTAAACGGCGAATCAAATATAGGCTGCTGGCCCAAAAAAAAAATCGACTGCTGCATGTtaaggaatctactggaaatttcaggttcacaaaaaaaaaaatctaccagAAATTTCAAACGGCTCCTACTAAAATATTAAGAGGAAGCAAATATGACCATATGTGTAAAAATAGCCAATATGTATTTAAGTAATTTACACGTGAACATCCATGCGGACAGATCGATGTATCCAATGTAACTAAATCAACCTCAGCACATATATTACATTGATCACCGGTTAAAGTTATGATTCAAGTAGTCCGCCGAACTATAGGCAGTAAAATATCTTATATATTGGGTCAACTAAGAATACAACTAAATTTATATGTAAAGTTCAAGATGATAATAAAATTTAGCAATTCCATATTTACTACTCCCTCTATTCTATAAGGCCCGTAGTTCTCTCTGTTTGACCGTGCTTACAGAAAAAATTCACATCAATATACAAAAGTCATATCAGTAGATGGACCATTAAATATAGTTTCATGTTGTACTTATTAAATACTATAGACGTCTATATTTCTCTTAATGTTTTAGGTCCATCTTGTAAGATTAGACATTTGAGTAAATTTACACGCCTTATGTTGTTAAAATAGAGGTGGTGTATAAAATTCATAGATCAggttaaatttaaattttaatattAATACTAGACATCAAATAAATATCGTTAAATTACTAATAATATAGTTATCATTtgttatttttaaaattaattaaaACAAcatagaaaaattagcaaaaaaaTTTACGATGTAACTATTTCTCGAACGGCTTCAAAATATTTATATCAGATTCGGTGTGGGAAAAATAATGAACAATGAAAGAGGAAAATAAGAGTGAAATATGAAGATTCGACTGTCTTATCGATCATCCATTGACATGTCTATATAATAAATTAACCATTTAATGCAAATATAACCTGATCACGAATATTGATATGAAAGCAGTAGCTTTTTTCACGAGGATAAATAGTCTAATAACACATATGGACTGAATCATGCTTGTAGAGGGGAAATTAGTTGATACCGATTGGTCGATTTGATGCCTTAAGCAAGTACACAACTAAATAGGGGTGCTTAACCCCTTGCAATATACCAAAGGATACTTAACCTCCCTTTAGGAAATATTAGATGCTTCTAACAATGATATGTATTCATGCACAACTGTTGTGACACCTTCTCACATTATGGTTAAGGAAATTCATTGAATTATTTGCCATATATGCAAAAGATTCTAGTTATGGTTTTGTATCCTTGCTTATGAAGGAGGGGTGTATATTTGCATGTAGCAGAAGTAACTACCATCGAATACAAAGTTTGGTACCATCTACTCTCTCTTTACTAGAATTGTTTAGAAGTTATTGTTCTCTGATCTGATAAGTTTTATCTAACTTCGACCATCGACCTATATATATAGTATAGAAAAGATTGAAAATAAATTAATATCACTAAATTATCTTCAATGCAATGAAGCATATTCATATACAAAATAATCATCAATTTCATTGCAGAGACAGTGTCACGTATACAATGACATGTATTTGAAAAGAGTGTAAGTAATTGAGAGGGAGAAAGATTTTAAAACATGATTAAAATGGAAGTACTCATTGTTTCAATGTCTCACTTGGTAATGGGGAGAAGGTATTTATTATCCAGTTAATAAAACAAATTTAGTTTGTTATTACATATAAAAGACCACTAGGCCAATATCACATGCAAGCACACATGTGGTCACTAATATAGGACTTTTCAGCATTGACATAATACTCAATAGCCCACAAATTGAATATTAAAGATATTACCTGGCATTGGGGTCTTCTGATTGTCTGGAATAATATTTTCGGTGGCTGCGGGGAAGTATTATTTCGTATCACATCATATCAATTCCAAAATAAAGTATTAAACGGAAATTAAACTCTGCACTTTCGGGTAACTAAAGATGGTGCCCTCGCATTTGCCAGGACCACTATGCTAGTTAATGCAAAAGTTGAATACAACCATAGAGAAAAGAGGCAGCACATACAGCATGTTCAATTAGCCCAAAATAGGAGAGCATTTTCAcattaatacttatgttatttattAGTTAGTTGTGTTTTCTTAGTTTCTGCAATGCACGTTTGTGATCTTATAtataaaaatggagggagtaggaTAATTGGCAGGAGTAAAATAGCAGAATGCACATGTCACGCTCTGAGGAGGGTGTACACGCGGTACCCACATTCCATTTCTTACCAAAGATCTTATAACACTCGAAAGAAGTTTGTCGCCTAGTCCACTCCGCATTTTGTTTTCCTTTCTTTTGTTTTCCTGCATCCTGTTTTGTACAAGCAGTCGCTACCGACGCCGCCCATTTGATGACCGCATAACCAAGATTTCGTGGCCAAGATTTCATGCATGTCTGTTTATATGTATTAGTCATCTACTGAAAGTATAAAATTGACGATCAAAATAGTTCATGCATGTCTGTTTATATGTATTAGTCATCTGCTTCCAGGGAGCCGCCTAACAAAAGATTGCTCAAGATTCTGCATGGTGTAAACAACTGGGATATGTCTCCCCGTTTGAAGTCTAAACAAAGAAAATCGACATGTGGAGTATACCTTGGACTGGCCAGTTGTTAATCGATTGATGAATGATGACACAGGTTCTTGGACAAGGCGGCAGTTGAGACGGAGGGCGACAAGAGGGTGCGGCCGGAGAGCCCGTGGCGGCTGTGCACGGTGACGCAGGTGGAGGAGCTCAAGTGCGTGCTCAGGCTGTTGCCGGTGTGGGCGTGCGGCATCATCTTTGCGGCGGCGTACACGCAGATGTCCACAACCTTCATCCTTCAGGGCGACACCCTGGACCCTCGCCTTGGCAGCTTCCGCGTGCCCGCCGCCGTGCTCTCCGTCTTTGACACCCTCAGCATCATGATCTGGGTGCCGCTCTACGACTTTGTCGTTGTCCCACTCGCGCGCCGTCTCACTGGCCACAGCCGAGGGTTCACGCCGCTAGCGCGCATGGGCATCGGCTTCGTTGTTCTCACCATCACCATGCTGCTTGCAGGCGTGCTCGAGGTGGCCCGCCGCCATGTCCTCGCGCGCCATGGCACGTTCATCGATGCGGACGGTGCGGAATACGTGCCCATGTCGATTTTCTGGCAGGTGCCGCAGTACGTGGTGGTGGGCGCGGCGGAGGTGTTCACATTCATCGGACAGCTGGAGTTCTTCTACGAGCAGGCGCC contains:
- the LOC124667226 gene encoding protein NRT1/ PTR FAMILY 8.1-like; this translates as MEAVEVESKGSHGGGGDRRTSRNDRRSSWGCTLLLVNNCLQNTSYFGLSTNLVNYFQVELHAGSKSAANSVTNWMGTSSITPLAAALLADSFLGRYWTITLFLVISVAGYGLVTASASAALQSAVFYAGLYLVALGGALSPVMVSFGADQFGDDESERGQQSSFFNWFYFSMNVGSLVGGTVLVWVQTAHGWRLGYGIPALLSVLAVALFMVGTSAYRRIQPPGGFPATRIAQVVVAAIRKWDVEAPEDAALLHECASDDGVSTIQGSRRLVHTDQFRFLDKAAVETEGDKRVRPESPWRLCTVTQVEELKCVLRLLPVWACGIIFAAAYTQMSTTFILQGDTLDPRLGSFRVPAAVLSVFDTLSIMIWVPLYDFVVVPLARRLTGHSRGFTPLARMGIGFVVLTITMLLAGVLEVARRHVLARHGTFIDADGAEYVPMSIFWQVPQYVVVGAAEVFTFIGQLEFFYEQAPDAMRSVCSGLPSAAFALGNYASSAIVAVVVRATARGGRSGWMPDDINDGHLDYFFWLLAVLCVGNFGAYLFVARWYNYKKTVD